A genomic region of Gallus gallus isolate bGalGal1 chromosome 19, bGalGal1.mat.broiler.GRCg7b, whole genome shotgun sequence contains the following coding sequences:
- the CCLL4 gene encoding chemokine-like ligand 4 precursor, translated as MKSSTAAIAVLIVAALCYQVSSTPLAVGSNGRCCYKFLNRALPSSKVMMYEYTGSRCPYRGVIFTTFEGKKCCANPEEKWVQDILNVEKHTDGSK; from the exons ATGAAGTCCTCCACAGCTGCCATTGCTGTTCTCATTGTGGCTGCCCTCTGCTACCAGGTCTCCTCAACTCCAC ttGCTGTCGGGTCCAATGGACGCTGCTGCTACAAATTCTTAAACAGAGCACTTCCCTCGAGCAAGGTGATGATGTATGAGTACACGGGAAGCAGATGCCCCTACCGTGGCGTGAT attCACCACCTTTGAGGGGAAGAAGTGCTGTGCCAACCCAGAAGAGAAGTGGGTTCAAGATATCCTGAACGTGGAGAAGCACACAGATGGCAGCAAGTGA
- the TRIM58 gene encoding E3 ubiquitin-protein ligase TRIM39, which yields MLRVGPVCPGFPAGLCFHFHPPGMEGRSPQGRPTGATLRPRLPLPRLGVIIQGHTQCSCQAAAPTMALSEALERLDEEAICSICLEYMSEPVSVDCGHNFCRSCIGKHCQEKGLWNDTPFSCPQCRAPCRRSSLRPNRQLANIVESIRQLGLRGSVGTATETGAGTLLCPLHNERLKLFCEVDEQPICVVCRESQQHRSHTVYPIEEAAQGYKVKLQKCLEQLSKEVEDMKKRESEAKMKTQECKEKVKRKRETIVCEFGKLHQLLADEEKLLLQKLEEEETQILVMISENLARVTEQKCSLVELILEIKEKMQQPVEVLLKDRRCILNRCEMMKFQAPKPVSVNLKEDYSIPERCMGMRHMLRKFKVDVTLDPETANLELILSEDRKSVRRGSRKLFLLLFDSPKRFNCAPVVLGLQAFFSGRSYWEVQVGDKPEWGLGLCKEAAGRRGNIVFSPQNGYWVLRLQNGGYEALTCPVSCLTLRVRPRCIGIFLDYEAGEISFYNVSDRSHLYTFTDKFSGKLRPFFYLGSLMGGKNAEPLVISWMRDTQGTSCVVL from the exons ATGCTGCGGGTTGGGCCCGTTTGTCCCGGTTTCCCTGCAGGcctttgctttcactttcaCCCTCCGGGCATGGAAGGCCGCAGCCCTCAGGGCCGCCCCACTGGTGCCACGCTCCGCCCACGGCTGCCGCTGCCCCGGCTGGGTGTCATCATCCAAGGCCACACGCAGTGCAGCTGCCAGGCCGCAGCGCCCACCATGGCCCTGTCCGAAGCCCTGGAGCGGCTGGACGAGGAGGCCATCTGCTCCATCTGCCTGGAGTACATGAGCGAGCCCGTCAGCGTCGACTGCGGGCACAACTTCTGCCGCAGCTGCATTGGGAAGCACTGCCAGGAGAAGGGGTTGTGGAACGACACGCCCTTCTCCTGCCCGCAGTGCCGGGCCCCCTGCCGCCGCAGCAGCCTGCGGCCCAACCGGCAGCTGGCCAACATCGTGGAGAGCATCCggcagctggggctgagggGAAGCGTGGGGACGGCGACGGAGACGGGGGCTGGGACCCTGCTTTGCCCCCTGCACAATGAGCGCCTCAAGCTGTTCTGCGAGGTGGACGAGCAGCCCATCTGTGTGGTGTGCCGGGAGTCTCAGCAGCACCGCTCACACACCGTCTACCCCATCGAGGAGGCTGCACAGGGGTACAAG gtCAAACTCCAGAAATGTCTGGAGCAACTTTCCAAGGAAGTGGAGGATATGAAGAAGCGTGAGTCAGAGGCGAAGATGAAAACCCAGGAGTGCAAG GAGAAAGTGAAGAGAAAGCGGGAGACGATTGTGTGTGAGTTTGGGAAGCTgcatcagctgctggctgatgaggagaagctgctgcttcagaagctggaggaggaggagacacAGATTCTGGTGATGATCTCTGAAAACCTGGCCAGGGTGACAGAGCAGAAGTGCTCGCTGGTCGAGCTGATCCTGGAGATAAAGGAGAAGATGCAGCAGCCAGTTGAAGTGTtgctcaag GACAGGAGATGCATCCTGAACAG GTGTGAAATGATGAAGTTTCAGGCCCCCAAACCTGTGTCTGTGAACTTGAAGGAGGACTACAGCATCCCAGAACGCTGCATGGGTATGAGACACATGCTGAGGAAGTTCAAAG TGGATGTGACTCTGGACCCGGAGACGGCGAACCTTGAGCTCATCCTGTCTGAGGACCGCAAGAGCGTGCGGCGTGGGAGCAGGAAGCTGTTCCTGTTGTTATTTGACAGCCCCAAGAGGTTCAACTGTGCTCCAGtcgtgctggggctgcaggccTTCTTCTCGGGCCGCAGCTACTGGGAGGTGCAGGTGGGAGATAAGCCGGAGTGGGGCCTGGGGCTGTGCAAGGAGGCTGCCGGCCGGAGAGGCAACATCGTCTTCTCCCCCCAAAATGGCTACTGGGTGCTGCGGCTGCAGAACGGTGGCTACGAGGCCCTTACCTGCCCCGTGTCCTGTCTGACCCTGCGCGTCAGGCCCCGGTGCATTGGCATCTTCCTGGACTATGAGGCAGGAGAAATCTCCTTTTACAACGTGTCCGACCGCTCCCACCTTTACACCTTCACCGACAAGTTCTCGGGGAAACTCCGGCCTTTCTTCTACCTGGGCTCCCTTATGGGgggcaaaaatgcagagcccTTGGTGATCTCCTGGATGAGGGACACGCAGGGGACCAGCTGTGTCGTCCTGTGA
- the LOC395551 gene encoding C-C motif chemokine 4 homolog precursor: MKVSVAALAVLLIAICYQTSAAPVGSDPPTSCCFTYISRQLPFSFVADYYETNSQCPHAGVVFITRKGREVCANPENDWVQDYMNKLELN, from the exons ATGAAGGTCTCTGTGGCTGCCCTCGCTGTCCTCCTCATTGCCATCTGCTACCAGACCTCTGCTGCACCGG TGGGTTCTGACCCGCCGACCTCCTGCTGCTTCACCTACATCTCCCGGCAGCTGCCCTTCAGCTTTGTGGCAGACTACTACGAGACCAACAGCCAGTGCCCTCATGCTGGCGTTGT gttCATCACCAGGAAGGGCCGTGAGGTCTGTGCCAACCCCGAGAACGACTGGGTACAGGACTACATGAACAAGCTGGAACTGAACTGA
- the CCL4 gene encoding chemokine C-C motif ligand 4 precursor yields MKLSAVVLALLIASFCSRASSAPVGPDVPTCCTTYITHKIPRNLIQRHYSTSTSCSKPAIIFITKKEREVCANPSDPWVQRYLQSVKRD; encoded by the exons ATGAAGCTCTCTGCAGTTGTTCTCGCTCTTCTCATCGCATCCTTCTGCTCCCGagcctcctctgccccag TGGGACCCGACGTCCCGACCTGCTGCACCACTTACATAACACACAAGATCCCGCGGAACCTCATCCAGAGGCACTacagcaccagcaccagctgctCAAAGCCTGCCATCAT CTTCATCACAAAGAAGGAGCGCGAAGTCTGCGCCAACCCCAGCGACCCGTGGGTGCAGAGATACCTGCAGAGCGTCAAGCGGGACTGA